A window of the Lepisosteus oculatus isolate fLepOcu1 chromosome 14, fLepOcu1.hap2, whole genome shotgun sequence genome harbors these coding sequences:
- the LOC138243263 gene encoding uncharacterized protein, whose product MNSRRTRPLEPGQTMLKQPSYSGVWAKRMDQKWCDETRAQLSDYVSKERRLKETEEKLRKKSARRSPTWILLLILSSVSSEHIPVAAKFGDSVTLPCDGKPYSLGIPEDALHVFWETLDYRVYEFVGGKGYPDNGFQDRAEMSREKISQGDFSLTVHNTTFSDGQIYVCYLLTESRRLLQSVDLLILARSEVHSLQPGASLSLPLYTAGPVEVLFDPGGSAQSPRVLLSRAGLPGPGYEQRVSVQDGSLTLRSLTPADQGNYTVRDLQGNTISTVTVTVDAHRDTVTLQPGASLSVPLFTGESVEVLFDPAGGGNWTSVCSVQNSTARCVPQYRDRVSVQNSSLTLRPLTPADQGSYTVRDLQGNTISTVIVTVGGPAPPGRTRLLSILIPVLTVLSALGVLAGLYYGKTRRENQAGDRPAMFSALRDGDDGETGDEEAQPERRESGGVEVHIVGDDGETGDEEAQPERRESGGVEVHIVGEDGETGDKEAQSERRESGRVEVHTAGDDGETGEQEAQSERRE is encoded by the exons ATGAACAGTAGACGCACACGCCCTTTGGAGCCAGGCCAAACCATGCTGAAACAGCCCAGCTACAGCGGTGTCTGGGCGAAAAG AATGGATCAAAAGTGGTGTGATGAGACGAGAGCACAGCTATCAGACTATGTGAGTAAGGAGAGGAGGTTGAAGGAAACGGAAGAGAAATTGAGGAAAAAATCTGCCAGAAG GTCACCCACGTGGATTCTGTTGCTGATTCTCTCATCAG TCTCCTCGGAACATATCCCGGTGGCGGCGAAATTCGGGGATTCGGTCACTCTGCCCTGCGACGGAAAACCCTACAGCCTTGGGATCCCTGAAGACGCGCTCCACGTTTTCTGGGAAACCCTGGATTACCGCGTCTACGAGTTTGTGGGCGGGAAGGGCTATCCTGACAACGGGTTCCAGGACAGAGCCGAGATGTCCCGAGAGAAGATCAGCCAGGGGGACTTCTCTCTGACCGTCCACAACACCACCTTCTCCGATGGCCAGATCTACGTGTGTTACCTCCTAACAGAGAGCAGACGCTTGCTTCAGAGTGTGGACCTTCTCATTCTAG ctcgctcagaagtccacagcctgcagcctggtgcctctctgtctctccctctctacactgctggtccagtggaggtgctgtttgatcctggaGGATCTGCCCAGTCTCCCAGAGTCTTACTGAGCAGGGCAGGGCTCCCTGGACCCGGGTACGAGCAGAGAGTGTCGGTGCAGGACGGCTCTCTGACACTGCGttccctcactccagctgatcagggcaactacacagtgagggaccttcaGGGAAACACTATCAGCACTGTGACAGTCACTGTGGATG ctcacagagacactgtcaccctgcagcctggagcctctctgtctgtccccctgTTCACTGGAGAGTcggtggaggtgctgtttgaccctgcaggaggtggaaactggacctcggtgtgttctgtccagaacagcacagcccgctgtgtcccccagtacagagacagagtgtcagtgcagaacagctctctgacGCTGCGCcccctcactccagctgatcaggggagctacacagtgagggaccttcaAGGAAACACtatcagcactgtgatcgtcactgtgggag gaccagctcctccaggacGAACTCGTCTCCTCTCCATCCTCATCCCTGTCCTGACTGTCCTGTCCGCCCTAGGAGTCCTGGCTGGTCTGTACTATGGAAAGACCAGGAGAGAGAACCAGGCAGGAGACAGGCCTGCGATGTTCTCTGCCCTCAGAGATGGCGACGATGGAGAGACGGGAGACGAGGAGGCACAACCGGAGAGGAGAGAGTCTGGGGGAGTAGAGGTGCACATTGTTGGCGATGATGGAGAGACGGGAGACGAGGAGGCACAACCGGAGAGGAGAGAGTCTGGGGGAGTAGAGGTGCACATTGTTGGCGAGGATGGAGAGACGGGAGACAAGGAGGCACAGTCAGAGAGGAGAGAGTCTGGGAGGGTAGAGGTGCACACTGCTGGCGACgatggagagacaggagagcaggAGGCACAGTCAGAGAGGAGAGAGTAG